In Methylacidiphilum infernorum V4, a single window of DNA contains:
- a CDS encoding NifX-associated nitrogen fixation protein encodes MKLNEVKMDDQLLSGFIDELVNQYRAQDTYGNWDGKKDEELLKDYIVDAQKRKEIPIIGDPDPDVLWRVELFFNAVALTIEKRTGVLIVPMMSMHHEGFGRVILFGGRLVVINKTLRDVHRFGYPTLEKLAEAGAKYASMGIEMISRFPEVARFEG; translated from the coding sequence ATGAAACTGAACGAAGTAAAAATGGATGATCAACTGCTGAGCGGCTTTATCGATGAACTGGTCAACCAGTATCGAGCCCAGGATACTTATGGGAACTGGGATGGAAAAAAGGATGAAGAGTTATTAAAAGATTATATTGTTGATGCGCAGAAGAGAAAAGAGATTCCCATCATCGGTGATCCTGATCCGGATGTTTTGTGGAGAGTTGAACTTTTTTTCAATGCTGTGGCATTGACCATCGAAAAAAGAACGGGTGTCCTTATCGTTCCCATGATGAGCATGCATCATGAAGGCTTTGGAAGGGTGATCCTTTTTGGAGGAAGGCTTGTCGTGATCAACAAGACTTTGCGTGATGTGCACCGGTTCGGTTATCCTACCCTCGAAAAATTGGCAGAGGCGGGAGCTAAATATGCCTCGATGGGTATTGAAAT
- the nifX gene encoding nitrogen fixation protein NifX gives MKVAFATQDLTRVDAHFGWAKNIMIYEVDKEGYRCLQTVSFDGELKEDGNEDKLEPKLEAIKDCSILYVAAIGGSGAARVVAKGIHPVKSNHAESIEDILVKLQQILNGTPPPWLRKAMNKGKEKVFDFEEE, from the coding sequence ATGAAAGTTGCTTTTGCAACACAGGATTTAACGAGAGTTGACGCCCATTTTGGATGGGCCAAAAACATCATGATCTACGAGGTGGATAAAGAGGGCTACCGTTGTTTGCAAACCGTGAGTTTTGACGGTGAGCTTAAAGAAGACGGCAATGAAGACAAGCTGGAGCCTAAGTTAGAAGCCATTAAGGATTGCTCGATACTCTATGTGGCGGCCATCGGGGGATCCGGGGCGGCAAGAGTGGTTGCCAAGGGCATACATCCCGTAAAGTCAAACCATGCTGAGTCCATTGAAGATATCCTCGTGAAGCTGCAACAGATTCTTAATGGAACGCCTCCCCCATGGTTAAGGAAAGCGATGAACAAGGGAAAAGAGAAGGTTTTTGATTTTGAAGAGGAATAG